Proteins from one Halopseudomonas pelagia genomic window:
- a CDS encoding acyl-CoA dehydrogenase family protein — protein MDFKLTEEQQMLQETAARLVRDTYTFDKREKASASDTGFSPEFWQQMGELGLTAIPFPEELGGFGGTGVENMLIMKELGRGICLEPYMESVIFAGGLITQLGSDTQKDELLAGIASGELQAAVALDEPNSHYQLSEVQTTAKQQGDSWSLTGRKAVVIGGHTAGKILVSARTAGDLRDQQGISLFIVDPASTGVTRRNYATVDGRKACELFLDNAQGELLGQAGEAFDAISYQAGRAMAALCAEAVGAMEVACDITLDYLKTRKQFGVPIGKFQALQHRMVDMRTELEQATSMAILAACVADEADNAERTRTLTAAKFMINRCGRKVAEEAIQLHGGIAMTWEYSLAHYAKRLVMISHQLGDDDHHLEAYANQMSVA, from the coding sequence ATGGACTTTAAACTCACAGAAGAGCAACAGATGCTGCAGGAAACTGCGGCCCGTCTGGTACGTGATACCTACACGTTCGACAAGCGTGAAAAGGCCAGCGCCAGCGACACCGGTTTCAGCCCTGAATTCTGGCAACAGATGGGTGAACTGGGCCTGACGGCGATTCCTTTCCCGGAAGAACTGGGCGGTTTCGGCGGTACTGGCGTGGAAAACATGCTGATCATGAAGGAGCTGGGCCGCGGCATTTGCCTGGAGCCCTACATGGAGTCGGTTATTTTCGCTGGCGGTCTGATCACCCAGCTGGGTTCTGATACTCAGAAAGACGAGCTGCTGGCGGGTATCGCCAGCGGTGAGCTGCAGGCGGCCGTCGCCCTTGACGAGCCCAACAGCCACTATCAGCTGTCTGAAGTGCAAACCACTGCCAAGCAGCAGGGCGACAGCTGGAGCCTGACCGGTCGCAAGGCCGTTGTTATCGGTGGTCACACTGCTGGCAAGATCCTGGTTTCTGCACGTACTGCCGGTGATCTGCGTGACCAGCAAGGCATCAGCCTGTTTATCGTTGATCCGGCCAGCACTGGCGTTACCCGCCGCAACTACGCGACCGTAGACGGCCGCAAAGCCTGCGAGCTGTTCCTGGACAACGCCCAGGGCGAACTTCTGGGTCAAGCCGGCGAAGCCTTTGACGCCATCAGCTACCAGGCTGGTCGTGCCATGGCGGCTCTGTGCGCTGAAGCCGTCGGCGCGATGGAAGTCGCCTGCGACATCACCCTGGACTACCTGAAGACACGCAAGCAGTTTGGCGTGCCGATCGGCAAGTTCCAGGCACTGCAGCACCGCATGGTGGATATGCGTACCGAGCTGGAGCAGGCTACTTCGATGGCCATTCTGGCTGCCTGCGTAGCTGATGAAGCCGACAACGCTGAACGCACCCGCACCCTGACGGCGGCCAAGTTCATGATCAACCGTTGTGGCCGCAAGGTTGCCGAAGAGGCTATTCAGCTGCACGGCGGCATTGCGATGACCTGGGAATACTCCCTGGCTCACTACGCCAAGCGCCTGGTCATGATCAGCCACCAGCTGGGTGACGACGACCATCATCTGGAAGCCTACGCCAATCAGATGAGCGTTGCCTGA
- a CDS encoding YbhB/YbcL family Raf kinase inhibitor-like protein, which translates to MGFAFSNDLQLSSSAFENEGAIPTKHTGEGEDVSPALSWKNAPEGTKSYAVVCHDPDAPLISANGTYGFVHWVHYNIPASTTSIPEGCDQHTQGKNNFGKPGYNGPMPPEGHGKHQYYFWVLALDSELNLPEGLTLWELLAKVEPHCLAMNRLIGTYQRG; encoded by the coding sequence ATGGGTTTCGCATTCAGCAATGATCTACAACTGAGCAGCAGCGCCTTTGAAAACGAGGGGGCCATCCCCACCAAGCATACTGGTGAGGGTGAAGATGTATCCCCGGCGCTGAGCTGGAAGAACGCGCCCGAGGGCACCAAAAGCTACGCCGTGGTCTGCCATGACCCGGACGCGCCGCTGATCTCTGCCAATGGCACCTACGGCTTCGTACACTGGGTGCACTACAACATTCCGGCCTCAACCACGTCGATTCCCGAAGGCTGCGATCAGCACACGCAAGGCAAGAACAACTTCGGCAAGCCGGGTTACAACGGCCCGATGCCGCCCGAAGGCCACGGCAAGCATCAGTATTATTTCTGGGTATTGGCGTTGGACAGCGAACTCAATCTGCCCGAAGGGCTGACATTGTGGGAGTTGCTGGCCAAGGTTGAGCCGCACTGCCTGGCGATGAACCGCCTGATCGGCACATACCAGCGCGGCTGA
- a CDS encoding acyl-CoA dehydrogenase family protein — protein sequence MDIHYTPEELAFRDEVREFLKNELPEDIAAKVKNGKNMSKEDHQRWQKILSNRGWYAPGWPVEHGGTTWGPVEKHIFDEESAAFGAPRTIPFGVNMVAPVIIKFGTEQQKEHYLPRILSGEDWWCQGYSEPGAGSDLASLKTRAVRDGDHYIVNGQKTWTTLGQHANWIFCLVRTDPEAQQQRGISFLLIDMATPGITVRPIITLDGDHEVNEVFFDDVKVPVENLVGEENKGWTCAKYLLTHERTGLAGIGASKAALTHLKKVAAKQQKNGKPLIEDTLFRTQVAEVEIQLMAAEMSTLRIIAAALEGGVPGAESSILKVKGTEIRQAITNLLRKAVGPYALPFLPEELEYDFDGEMLNSESSPALAGDYFNMRKLSIFGGSNEIQKNIVSKMILEL from the coding sequence ATGGACATTCATTACACCCCAGAAGAACTCGCCTTCCGCGACGAAGTGCGTGAATTCCTGAAAAACGAGCTGCCGGAAGATATCGCTGCCAAGGTAAAAAATGGCAAGAACATGTCCAAGGAAGATCATCAGCGCTGGCAGAAGATTCTGTCCAACCGTGGCTGGTACGCGCCCGGCTGGCCGGTAGAGCACGGCGGCACTACGTGGGGCCCGGTCGAAAAACACATTTTCGACGAAGAGTCCGCCGCTTTTGGCGCACCGCGCACCATCCCGTTCGGGGTGAACATGGTTGCTCCGGTAATCATCAAGTTCGGTACCGAGCAGCAGAAAGAACATTACCTGCCACGCATCCTGTCCGGTGAAGACTGGTGGTGCCAGGGCTATTCAGAGCCCGGCGCCGGTTCCGACCTGGCCTCGCTGAAGACCCGCGCTGTGCGCGATGGCGATCACTACATCGTCAATGGTCAGAAAACCTGGACCACACTGGGTCAGCACGCCAACTGGATTTTCTGTCTGGTACGTACCGATCCTGAAGCCCAGCAGCAGCGTGGTATTTCCTTCCTGCTGATCGACATGGCTACCCCCGGCATCACCGTACGTCCGATCATCACCCTGGACGGCGACCATGAAGTCAACGAAGTGTTCTTCGACGACGTCAAGGTACCGGTTGAAAACCTGGTGGGTGAAGAGAACAAGGGCTGGACCTGCGCCAAGTACCTGCTGACCCACGAGCGTACTGGCCTGGCCGGTATCGGCGCGTCCAAAGCCGCGCTGACGCACCTGAAAAAGGTTGCAGCCAAGCAGCAAAAGAATGGCAAGCCGCTGATCGAAGACACCCTGTTCCGTACTCAGGTAGCTGAAGTTGAAATCCAGCTGATGGCAGCCGAAATGAGCACCCTGCGTATCATCGCTGCCGCCCTTGAAGGCGGCGTACCCGGTGCCGAGAGCTCGATCCTCAAGGTCAAGGGTACCGAGATCCGTCAGGCGATCACCAACCTGCTGCGCAAGGCCGTTGGCCCTTACGCCCTGCCCTTCCTGCCGGAAGAGCTGGAATACGATTTTGATGGCGAGATGCTGAACAGCGAGTCCAGCCCAGCGCTGGCCGGTGATTACTTCAACATGCGCAAACTGTCGATCTTCGGCGGATCCAACGAGATCCAGAAGAACATCGTCTCTAAAATGATTCTGGAACTGTAG
- a CDS encoding crotonase/enoyl-CoA hydratase family protein has translation MSGLSMATRDGMAEITLNDGKVNALSQVMIEYLLAALDQAAQADCAVLIVGREGIFSAGYDRKVIDAGGPARDAMRAAGDRLTLALLDHPAPVVIASTGHCMAKAAFMLLLADYRLGAEGAFTTGLNEVAIGMSMPPAAMELARERITPQWLSRCALQAESMDPAQALQAGFLDELAAPDQLLEKARIKLAELAALDRTAYRETRQRVNAPLRERILPLLTLS, from the coding sequence ATGAGCGGCCTGAGCATGGCCACCCGTGATGGCATGGCCGAAATCACTTTGAACGACGGCAAGGTCAATGCCCTGTCTCAGGTGATGATCGAGTATCTGCTGGCTGCGCTGGATCAGGCCGCGCAGGCCGACTGCGCGGTGCTGATTGTCGGCCGCGAGGGCATTTTCAGTGCCGGTTACGATCGCAAGGTGATTGACGCAGGCGGCCCGGCCCGCGACGCCATGCGCGCCGCCGGTGACCGCCTGACGCTGGCGCTGCTGGATCACCCTGCGCCGGTGGTGATCGCCAGTACCGGTCATTGCATGGCCAAGGCGGCGTTCATGTTGCTGCTGGCTGATTATCGACTGGGCGCCGAGGGTGCCTTTACTACCGGCCTGAATGAAGTGGCCATTGGCATGAGCATGCCGCCAGCGGCGATGGAGCTGGCCCGGGAACGCATAACCCCGCAATGGTTGTCACGCTGCGCCCTGCAGGCCGAGTCGATGGACCCTGCGCAGGCACTGCAAGCCGGTTTTCTGGATGAGCTGGCCGCCCCGGATCAACTGCTGGAAAAGGCCCGCATCAAACTCGCGGAACTGGCCGCGCTGGATCGCACGGCCTATCGGGAAACCCGTCAGCGTGTGAACGCTCCGCTGCGTGAGCGGATACTGCCATTGTTGACGCTGAGCTAA
- a CDS encoding 3-hydroxyacyl-CoA dehydrogenase NAD-binding domain-containing protein encodes MSDVVTLERQGAIAVVRVNNPPVNALGIAVREGLQDSFKAAEADPQVKAIVLVCEGSTFIAGADIKEFGKPPKSPGLPEVVSGIEAGSKPSVAVIHGTALGGGLEVAVSCHYRIALKSAKVGLPEVKLGLLPGAGGTQRLPRLVGVEKALDMIVSGNPISASEALELGVIDELVEGDLTAAGIAYAEKLIADGKGARRTGERTDKLDGVDNAALVAAKRAEVEKKTPGLFSPQRCISAVEASFTMPLEDGLKRERELFGECLVSPQRSALVHAFFTERLASKIDDLPKDTPVREINSAAVIGGGTMGVGIALCFANVGIPVKILEVSDEAMDKAMERCRDTYMMSVKRGSLTEDAMNKRLTLVEGVTDYADLSGVDLVVEAVFEEMGVKQKVFEALDTHCKPGAILASNTSSLNLNQIADFTKRPQDVVGLHFFSPANVMRLLEVVRGEKTANDVLATAMAIGKKLKKVAVPVGVCDGFVGNRMVFQYGRESEFLLEEGATPAQVDGALRKFGMAMGPFAMRDLSGLDIGLSIRTRQRQTLPAEFKLPTILDKMAAAGMLGQKTGKGFYVYEKGSRTPLDNPELPAILEAASKEQGIERRELTDEYILERTLFALINEGAKILEEGIAQRSSDIDVIYINGYGFPAHQGGPMFYADSLGLDHVYNRICEFHKQHGAWWKPAPLLEKLAKEGRKFADL; translated from the coding sequence ATGTCGGACGTGGTCACACTGGAAAGACAGGGCGCCATTGCGGTCGTCAGAGTCAATAATCCACCCGTCAACGCGCTGGGCATTGCCGTGCGTGAAGGTCTTCAGGACAGCTTCAAGGCAGCCGAAGCCGATCCGCAGGTCAAGGCCATCGTGCTGGTCTGCGAGGGTTCGACCTTTATCGCCGGCGCCGACATCAAGGAATTCGGCAAGCCGCCAAAATCACCTGGCCTGCCAGAAGTAGTCAGCGGCATCGAGGCTGGCAGCAAGCCCAGCGTCGCCGTGATCCATGGCACCGCACTGGGTGGTGGTCTGGAAGTGGCGGTCAGCTGCCACTACCGCATTGCGCTGAAAAGCGCCAAGGTCGGCCTGCCGGAAGTGAAGCTCGGCCTGTTGCCAGGTGCCGGTGGTACCCAGCGTCTGCCACGCCTTGTCGGTGTCGAGAAAGCCCTGGACATGATCGTCAGCGGCAACCCGATCAGCGCCAGCGAAGCCCTGGAACTGGGCGTGATTGATGAACTGGTGGAAGGTGATCTGACTGCGGCCGGTATCGCCTATGCGGAGAAGCTGATTGCCGATGGCAAGGGCGCGCGTCGCACCGGCGAGCGTACTGACAAGCTCGACGGTGTCGACAACGCCGCACTGGTTGCCGCCAAGCGCGCTGAAGTCGAGAAGAAAACCCCCGGCCTGTTTTCGCCCCAGCGTTGTATCTCCGCTGTCGAGGCGTCTTTCACCATGCCTCTGGAAGACGGCCTCAAGCGTGAGCGCGAATTGTTCGGCGAATGTCTGGTATCGCCACAGCGCAGCGCACTGGTGCATGCCTTCTTTACCGAGCGTCTGGCCTCCAAGATCGACGATCTGCCGAAAGACACCCCGGTGCGCGAGATCAATTCCGCAGCCGTGATCGGTGGCGGCACCATGGGCGTGGGTATTGCCCTGTGCTTTGCCAACGTCGGTATCCCAGTGAAGATTCTGGAAGTCAGCGACGAGGCCATGGACAAAGCCATGGAGCGCTGCCGCGATACCTACATGATGAGCGTCAAGCGCGGTAGCCTGACCGAAGACGCGATGAACAAGCGTCTGACTCTGGTCGAAGGCGTTACCGACTATGCCGACCTGTCCGGCGTGGACCTGGTGGTCGAAGCCGTATTTGAAGAGATGGGCGTCAAGCAGAAAGTGTTTGAAGCGCTGGATACCCATTGCAAGCCCGGCGCGATCCTGGCCAGCAATACCTCCTCGCTGAATCTGAACCAGATTGCCGACTTTACCAAGCGTCCGCAGGACGTAGTGGGCCTGCATTTCTTCAGCCCGGCCAACGTCATGCGCCTGCTGGAAGTGGTGCGCGGCGAGAAGACTGCAAACGACGTACTGGCGACCGCCATGGCGATCGGCAAGAAGCTGAAGAAAGTGGCTGTGCCGGTGGGCGTGTGCGACGGCTTTGTCGGCAACCGCATGGTCTTCCAATACGGTCGCGAATCCGAATTCCTGCTGGAAGAAGGCGCCACCCCGGCCCAGGTTGATGGCGCGCTGCGCAAGTTCGGCATGGCTATGGGTCCTTTTGCGATGCGCGATCTGTCCGGTCTGGATATTGGCCTGAGCATCCGTACCCGCCAGCGTCAGACGCTGCCGGCCGAGTTCAAGTTGCCGACCATTCTGGACAAGATGGCCGCAGCCGGTATGCTCGGTCAGAAGACCGGCAAAGGTTTCTATGTATACGAAAAGGGCTCGCGTACCCCGCTGGACAACCCTGAACTGCCGGCCATTCTCGAAGCTGCTTCAAAAGAGCAGGGTATCGAGCGCCGTGAACTGACTGACGAGTATATTCTTGAGCGCACATTGTTTGCGTTGATCAACGAGGGCGCGAAGATCCTCGAAGAGGGCATCGCCCAGCGCAGCAGCGATATCGACGTGATCTACATAAACGGCTACGGTTTCCCTGCCCACCAGGGTGGGCCGATGTTCTATGCTGATAGTCTTGGACTGGATCATGTTTACAACCGGATCTGCGAATTCCACAAGCAGCACGGTGCCTGGTGGAAGCCGGCCCCATTGCTGGAAAAGCTGGCCAAGGAAGGTCGCAAGTTCGCTGATCTCTGA
- a CDS encoding electron transfer flavoprotein subunit beta/FixA family protein — translation MKILVAVKRVVDYNVKVRVKADNSGVDLANVKMSMNPFCEIAVEEAVRLKEKGVATEVIAVSVGPVAAQEQLRTALALGADRAILVESADDLSSLAIAKLLKAVVDKEQPQLVILGKQAIDSDNNQTGQMLAALSGYGQGTFASAVEVSGESVKVTREIDGGLQTVELKLPAIVTTDLRLNEPRYASLPNIMKAKKKPMENLKPEDLGVSVSSTVKTIKVEAPAARSAGIKVKSVDELVDKLKNEAKVI, via the coding sequence ATGAAAATCCTCGTCGCCGTTAAGCGCGTGGTCGATTACAACGTCAAGGTTCGCGTCAAAGCGGACAATTCCGGTGTCGATCTCGCCAACGTCAAGATGTCCATGAACCCCTTCTGCGAAATCGCCGTGGAAGAGGCCGTGCGCCTGAAAGAAAAAGGCGTTGCGACTGAAGTAATCGCCGTTTCCGTCGGCCCCGTGGCCGCCCAGGAGCAACTGCGTACTGCACTGGCTCTGGGTGCTGACCGCGCCATTCTGGTCGAGTCCGCCGATGACCTGAGCTCGCTGGCCATTGCCAAGCTGCTCAAGGCTGTTGTCGACAAGGAACAGCCCCAGTTGGTCATCCTCGGCAAGCAGGCCATCGATTCCGACAACAACCAGACCGGCCAGATGCTGGCTGCGCTGAGCGGCTACGGCCAGGGCACCTTTGCCTCTGCTGTGGAAGTCTCCGGCGAGAGCGTCAAGGTCACCCGTGAAATCGACGGCGGCCTGCAGACTGTTGAGCTGAAACTGCCGGCCATCGTCACCACCGACCTGCGCCTGAACGAGCCACGCTATGCGTCGCTGCCGAACATCATGAAGGCCAAGAAAAAGCCGATGGAAAACCTCAAGCCGGAAGATCTCGGCGTGAGCGTGTCTTCTACCGTCAAGACCATCAAGGTCGAAGCGCCGGCTGCCCGCAGCGCGGGTATCAAGGTCAAGAGCGTCGACGAGCTGGTCGACAAACTCAAGAACGAAGCCAAGGTGATCTGA
- a CDS encoding electron transfer flavoprotein subunit alpha/FixB family protein, with product MTILVIAEHNNAELNAATLNTLAAAKAIGGDIDVLVAGEGCSAVADQVAKAEGVTKVLLADNAAYGHQLPENLALLIAEVGKSHSHILCAASTNGKNYAPRVAALLDVDQISEIIAVDSADTFKRPIYAGNAIATVQSSASVKVITVRATGFDAVAAEGGSASVEAVSSVQDAGVSSFVGEELAKSDRPELAGAKIVISGGRGMQNGDNFKHLYSLADKLGAAVGASRAAVDAGFVPNDMQVGQTGKIVAPNLYIAVGISGAIQHLAGMKDSKVIVAINKDEEAPIFSVADYGLVADLFEAIPELESKV from the coding sequence ATGACGATTCTAGTTATTGCTGAACACAACAACGCTGAACTGAATGCCGCGACGCTGAACACCCTGGCTGCTGCCAAAGCGATCGGTGGTGATATCGACGTACTGGTTGCTGGCGAAGGCTGCTCCGCCGTCGCTGATCAAGTCGCCAAGGCCGAAGGCGTGACCAAGGTGCTGCTGGCGGATAACGCTGCCTACGGCCACCAGTTGCCGGAAAACCTGGCGCTGCTGATTGCCGAAGTCGGCAAGAGCCACAGCCACATCCTCTGTGCTGCCAGCACCAACGGCAAGAACTACGCCCCGCGCGTCGCTGCACTGTTGGACGTGGATCAGATTTCCGAGATCATTGCGGTCGATAGCGCTGATACCTTCAAGCGTCCGATCTATGCCGGTAACGCGATTGCCACCGTGCAGTCCAGCGCCTCGGTCAAGGTCATCACCGTGCGTGCTACCGGCTTTGACGCCGTCGCAGCCGAAGGCGGCAGCGCCAGCGTCGAGGCGGTTTCCAGCGTCCAGGATGCCGGTGTATCGAGCTTTGTTGGCGAAGAGCTGGCCAAGTCCGACCGTCCAGAACTGGCCGGTGCCAAGATCGTCATTTCCGGCGGCCGTGGCATGCAGAACGGTGACAACTTCAAGCACCTGTACTCGCTGGCCGACAAGCTCGGCGCTGCTGTTGGCGCTTCGCGTGCCGCAGTTGACGCAGGCTTCGTACCCAACGACATGCAGGTCGGTCAGACTGGCAAGATCGTCGCGCCGAACCTGTATATCGCTGTGGGTATTTCCGGCGCGATTCAGCACCTGGCCGGTATGAAGGACTCCAAAGTGATCGTCGCGATCAACAAGGACGAAGAAGCACCGATCTTCTCGGTAGCCGATTACGGTCTGGTTGCGGATCTGTTTGAAGCGATTCCGGAGTTGGAAAGCAAGGTGTAA
- a CDS encoding IclR family transcriptional regulator, whose translation MNDDLELLKEPAVAKDRKFVEALSRGLDVLRAFSQGAVVMGNQDIARITGLPKPTVSRMTYTLTKLGYLSYSPQLEKYQLDSGVLALGYAYVSNLRVRQLAKPYMDEFARSTNTSVGLTCRDRLSMIYVENCRPAESTSLRMDVGVRLPLATTAAGRAYLAAMKDDERSHVLDALAARNPDNWTEMHAQLMDSFEDYRQHGFCLSLGNWDRNVNAAGVPLFLQDGTIMALTCGAPSYLVSEEKVKNQLAHQLAMLARDIERLGV comes from the coding sequence ATGAATGACGATCTCGAACTACTCAAGGAACCCGCTGTAGCCAAGGACCGCAAATTTGTCGAGGCGTTATCGCGTGGGCTGGATGTATTGCGCGCCTTCAGCCAGGGCGCGGTAGTGATGGGCAACCAGGACATCGCTCGGATCACCGGCCTGCCCAAGCCCACAGTATCACGCATGACCTACACCCTGACCAAACTGGGTTATCTGAGCTATTCGCCGCAACTGGAAAAGTACCAGCTGGACTCCGGCGTACTGGCACTGGGTTACGCCTACGTATCGAATCTGCGCGTGCGCCAACTGGCCAAGCCGTATATGGATGAATTCGCCCGGTCGACCAACACCTCTGTGGGCCTGACCTGCCGTGATCGTCTGTCGATGATCTACGTCGAGAACTGCCGGCCGGCGGAATCCACCTCGTTGCGTATGGATGTCGGCGTTCGCCTGCCGCTAGCTACTACCGCCGCTGGCCGCGCCTACCTGGCTGCGATGAAAGATGATGAACGCAGCCACGTGCTGGATGCCCTCGCCGCCCGCAACCCGGACAACTGGACCGAGATGCATGCGCAGCTGATGGACAGTTTCGAAGACTATCGCCAGCACGGTTTCTGCCTGTCGCTCGGCAACTGGGACCGTAATGTCAACGCCGCAGGCGTGCCCCTGTTTCTGCAGGACGGCACCATCATGGCCCTGACCTGCGGCGCACCTTCTTATCTGGTCTCGGAAGAGAAGGTCAAAAATCAGCTGGCGCACCAGTTGGCCATGCTTGCTCGCGACATCGAACGCCTCGGGGTTTAG
- a CDS encoding AMP-binding protein, protein MSTPAHSPVGTIVSTQLAQLGHTSLADVLTKACQDYADKPAFSCGMDTLSFNDLDAKADALARYLRGPLGLQPGERIAIQLPNLLQYTISIFAALKAGLVIVNTNPQYTPFETSHQFSDSGARALIVLDKLLPMVRKIQPETQVEMLIVTSIDDMTHPVFESDESDVTRFMLALREGSKHPAVSPERGLDDLAILQYTGGTTGVSKGAMLSHRNILSNVLQAVSVIKPGDVEYGNEVRVSPLPLYHIFAFTANCVASVFTGFHSILITNPRDLDGMIGDLKRHRITLLTGINSLFVSLMAHPDFDSIDFSHLKWVNSGGAPLNTEIARRWLERTGAVVREGYGLTETSPVVVASTAFTPYKEGFIGQAVIDTEMKTVDDDGQETPRGEPGELLIRGPQVMQGYWQRPEATAETFADGWLKTGDVGVIDEEGFLKLVDRKKDMILVSGFNVYPNEVEDAVMRHAGIRECVAVGVPDEKKGESIKLFVSLHDPKLGQAEIIAHCREHLTGYKVPSTVEIREDLPKSTVGKLLRRVLRDEARAAS, encoded by the coding sequence ATGTCAACACCCGCTCATTCCCCTGTCGGCACCATCGTCAGCACTCAACTGGCGCAATTGGGTCACACCAGCTTGGCTGATGTTCTGACCAAGGCCTGCCAGGACTACGCCGACAAGCCCGCCTTCTCCTGTGGCATGGACACCCTTTCCTTTAATGACCTGGATGCCAAGGCGGACGCGCTGGCGCGTTACCTGCGCGGTCCACTCGGCTTGCAGCCGGGCGAGCGCATCGCCATCCAGTTGCCGAACTTGCTGCAATACACCATCAGCATATTCGCGGCACTGAAAGCCGGTCTGGTGATCGTCAATACCAACCCGCAATACACGCCGTTCGAAACCAGCCATCAGTTTTCCGATTCTGGCGCCCGCGCGCTGATCGTACTCGACAAGCTGCTGCCCATGGTGCGCAAGATTCAGCCAGAGACGCAGGTTGAAATGCTGATCGTGACCAGCATTGATGATATGACCCATCCGGTGTTCGAGTCGGACGAAAGCGATGTCACGCGCTTTATGCTGGCCTTGCGCGAGGGCTCCAAGCACCCGGCAGTCAGCCCGGAACGGGGGCTGGATGACCTCGCGATTCTGCAATACACCGGTGGCACCACGGGCGTATCCAAGGGTGCGATGCTCAGCCACCGCAATATCCTCAGCAACGTGCTGCAGGCCGTCAGCGTGATCAAGCCAGGTGATGTGGAATACGGCAACGAAGTGCGCGTTTCGCCGCTGCCGCTGTACCATATCTTCGCTTTTACCGCGAACTGCGTTGCTTCGGTATTCACTGGTTTCCACAGCATTCTGATCACCAATCCGCGCGATCTGGACGGCATGATCGGCGATTTGAAGCGCCACCGGATTACCCTGCTGACCGGCATCAACTCGTTGTTCGTCTCGTTGATGGCGCACCCCGACTTCGACAGCATCGATTTCTCGCACCTGAAGTGGGTCAACTCCGGCGGCGCACCGTTGAATACCGAAATAGCCCGGCGCTGGCTGGAGCGCACCGGTGCGGTGGTCCGTGAAGGTTACGGCCTGACGGAAACCTCGCCAGTGGTGGTCGCTTCCACCGCGTTCACGCCCTACAAGGAAGGCTTTATCGGTCAGGCGGTTATCGATACCGAAATGAAGACGGTCGACGATGATGGCCAGGAAACACCCCGCGGCGAGCCCGGGGAACTGCTGATCCGTGGCCCGCAGGTGATGCAGGGCTACTGGCAGCGTCCGGAAGCAACAGCAGAGACCTTCGCCGATGGCTGGCTGAAGACCGGAGATGTGGGCGTGATTGATGAAGAGGGCTTTCTCAAGCTGGTCGATCGCAAGAAGGACATGATTCTGGTCTCCGGTTTCAACGTCTACCCCAATGAAGTCGAAGACGCCGTGATGCGCCACGCTGGTATTCGCGAGTGCGTCGCTGTGGGCGTGCCGGACGAGAAGAAGGGTGAGTCGATCAAGCTCTTCGTCAGCCTGCATGATCCCAAGTTGGGCCAGGCCGAGATCATCGCCCATTGCCGCGAGCATCTGACCGGCTACAAGGTACCGAGCACCGTGGAAATCCGCGAGGATCTACCCAAGTCCACCGTAGGCAAGTTGCTGCGTCGAGTTCTGCGTGACGAAGCGAGGGCGGCCTCATGA